The proteins below come from a single Solea solea chromosome 6, fSolSol10.1, whole genome shotgun sequence genomic window:
- the LOC131460947 gene encoding elastase-1-like, with product MLRFLVLTSLAALVLAELEPQPRYLEDSLERVVGGEVARPNSWPWQISLQYKSGSSYHHTCGGTLIERDWVMTAAHCVDRSRTWRVVIGEHELYSDDGREQIKSVSNVYIHPRWNSNSVAGGFDIALLRLSTAATLNSYVQLGSLPPTGQILPHNNLCYVTGWGLTSTGGSLSRQLKQAYLPLVDHKTCSSSGWWGSTIKTSMVCGGGGAESGCNGDSGGPLNCQVNGRYYVHGIASFVSGWGCNYPQKPTVFTRVSAYIEWMDSVSMKDMYT from the exons CTGGAACCCCAGCCCaggtacctggaggacagccTTGAAAGGGTTGTGGGAGGTGAGGTAGCCAGACCCAACTCCTGGCCCTGGCAG ATCTCTCTTCAGTACAAATCTGGCAGCTCATACCACCACACATGTGGAGGAACCCTGATTGAGAGGGACTGGGTTATGactgcagctcactgtgtgGACAG AAGCAGGACATGGCGTGTCGTGATTGGTGAACATGAACTCTACAGCGACGATGGCAGAGAGCAGATCAAAAGCGTCAGCAATGTTTACATCCATCCCAGATGGAACTCCAACTCTGTGGCTGGCGG gtttgaCATTGCCCTTCTGCGTCTGTCTACTGCTGCCACCCTGAACTCCTACGTCCAGCTTGGCTCTCTGCCTCCCACTGGCCAGATTCTGCCTCATAACAACCTCTGCTACGTCACTGGATGGGGACTCACCTCCA CTGGTGGTAGCCTGTCCAGGCAGCTCAAACAGGCCTATCTTCCTCTGGTTGACCACAAGACCTGCTCCAGCTCTGGCTGGTGGGGTAGCACTATCAAAACCAGCAtggtgtgtggtggtggtggtgctgagTCTGGATGCAAT GGCGACTCTGGCGGTCCTCTGAACTGTCAGGTTAATGGAAGATACTATGTCCATGGTATTGCCAGCTTTGTCTCTGGTTGGGGATGCAATTATCCCCAGAAGCCCACCGTCTTCACCCGCGTTTCTGCCTACATCGAATGGATGGACTCGGTTAGTATGAAGGACATGTACACTTAA